The proteins below come from a single Thunnus thynnus chromosome 10, fThuThy2.1, whole genome shotgun sequence genomic window:
- the si:ch73-54f23.2 gene encoding uncharacterized protein si:ch73-54f23.2: MLCPAAVSAAAAAVWLLAVLGPCLSLTAEDNSEPGFTLCSHCFYRQTPPRGASAGPLLHPLCHRLPGGQAFATLHRPTCDTAVYSAFHLSHGWTEREGLEGEGLVTEEEENIIVPALLRGGKVSPTDSPLQHWDSTVTSLVQSGITPQCSILGGDLYILIGAGGFGTEEDGDEECQMKPLWSAVCCAVPEGKGGVSVGLIRETGEGVREVSVKELEEMLGVTELFYEGCGGADGETIGMTVGLNSEGNPGNIEKLDSDTTDQDTEREGDGLDTTGQDSNKDLKESGEKRVATLDAQPDEADVADVTRETSAHAVKSESSDDDDAVDEDTKSSSTVIYILSTILSILTAPLRIVFSTITQLPGQVSYVLQEDLGVLTALPGETYSLFHLLTSDLFSWTGSAVEMLLGIGEACFFSVYYCSSSILEALLSSCQTGVTGMGTLAEDTVGIFVDSLDNAWCVTKFFGGRLWEQSEGYVGTVVTEVGGQAKAVGGGLGTLAWRSGNGVGNVFRLGGGLIMGMVDMVTGAVREAFGQESE; encoded by the exons ATGCTGTGTCCCGCTGCTGTCAGTGCAGCTGCTGCGGCTGTCTGGCTGCTGGCTGTGCTGGGCCCATGCCTGTCTCTTACAGCTGAGGACAACTCAGAACCAGGCTTCACCCTCTGTAGCCACTGCTTCTACAGACAGACGCCTCCTCGGGGAGCCTCTGCAGGGCCGCTGCTGCACCCACTCTGTCACAGACTGCCTGGGGGACAGGCGTTTGCCACTCTGCACAGACCAACCTGTGACACAGCTGTCTACTCTGCCTTCCATCTCAGCCAtggatggacagagagagagggactgGAGGGGGAAGGGCTTGTG acagaggaagaggaaaacattATAGTGCCAGCTCTTCTCAGAGGAGGCAAGGTTTCGCCCACAGACTCCCCTCTTCAACACTGGGACTCAACAGTCACATCACTGGTCCAGTCAGGCATCACTCCCCAATGCAGCATTTTAGGGGGCGATCTCTACATCCTGATTGGGGCGGGAGGATTCGGGACGGAAGAGGATGGAGATGAGGAGTGTCAGATGAAGCCGCTGTGGTCTGCAGTGTGCTGCGCTGTCCCGGAGGGGAAGGGTGGCGTTAGTGTGGGGTTAATCAGAGAGACAGGGGAAGGCGTGAGGGAAGTGAGCGtgaaggagctggaggagatgCTAGGAGTGACAGAGCTGTTCTATGAAGGCTGTGGAGGAGCAGATGGGGAGACTATTGGAATGACAGTGGGTCTTAACAGTGAGGGGAACCCTGGAAATATAGAAAAGCTGGATTCAGATACTACTGATCAAGACACTGAAAGAGAGGGGGATGGTTTAGATACTACTGGCCAAGATTCAAATAAAGACCTCAAGGAAAGCGGAGAGAAACGGGTGGCTACTCTTGATGCTCAGCCAGACGAAgctgatgttgctgatgtgacACGGGAAACTTCCGCACATGCAGTGAAATCAGAgagcagtgatgatgatgatgccgTGGATGAAGACACAAAATCCAGCAGCACTGTGATCTACATCCTCTCCACCATCCTGTCCATCCTTACAGCTCCACTGCGGATTGTGTTCTCTACAATTACACAGTTACCTGGACAG GTGAGCTATGTTCTTCAGGAAGACCTCGGAGTTCTCACTGCCCTGCCTGGAGAAACCTACTCCCTGTTCCACctcttgacctctgacctgtttTCCTGGACGGGTTCAGCTGTAGAAATGCTGCTGGGTATCGGGGAGGCCTGCTTCTTCAGTGTCTACTactgctcctcctccatcctggAGGCTCTTCTGAGCAGCTGCCAAACTGGGGTCACTGGCATGGGGACACTGGCAGAGGACACAGTGGGGATATTTGTTGACTCGCTGGATAATGCCTGGTGTGTGACCAAGTTCTTTGGAGGGCGGCTGTGGGAGCAGAGTGAAGGTTATGTAGGCACAGTGGTGACAGAGGTGGGGGGTCAGGCAAAAGCTGTAGGTGGAGGGTTGGGGACGCTGGCATGGAGAAGTGGAAATGGGGTGGGCAATGTGTTTAGGCTGGGAGGGGGTTTAATAATGGGGATGGTGGATATGGTCACTGGTGCGGTGAGAGAGGCTTTTGGGCAGGAGTCAGAGTGA
- the ino80e gene encoding INO80 complex subunit E isoform X1 yields the protein MSHRQTQAREMNGQADVEVDYKRKYKNLKRKLKFLVYEQECFQEELRRAQRKLLKVSRDKSFLLDRLLQYERVDEDSSDSDATVSSENSEGEGPRERERERDGAKKRRSSPGACLPSSSSSPHLSLLSRPGVNPLQSSGSGPYLNTMPFPPEYLAPPAERMKKERKTKTPKNKKETTGKVVAPMTANYPSAPAAPPGASGPFSWVPRQMLSGDAAEEEGESDGDSDRGDEDRGEGDEAELVIDIPNE from the exons ATGTCGCACAGACAGACTCAAGCAAGAG AAATGAATGGCCAAGCGGACGTCGAAGTCGATTACAAGCGGAAATACAAAAATCTCAAACGAAAATTAAAATTTCTTGTTTAC GAGCAGGAATGCTTTCAGGAGGAGCTCAGAAGAGCTCAGAGGAAACTTCTCAAAGTCTCTAGAGATAAAAG CTTCCTTCTGGACCGGCTGCTACAATATGAGCGGGTAGATGAAGACTCCTCAG ATTCAGATGCAACTGTTTCttcagaaaacagtgaaggAGAAGGTCCcagggagagggaaagagaacgAGATGGAGCAAAGAA gcGAAGGAGTAGTCCTGGGGCGTGTcttccttcatcatcatcatcccctcATCTCTCCCTGCTGTCCCGTCCAGGTGTAAATCCCCTACAGTCATCAGGCTCAGGGCCCTACCTCAACACT ATGCCCTTCCCACCAGAGTATTTGGCTCCCCCAGCTGAACgaatgaagaaagagagaaaaacaaagacgccaaaaaacaagaaagagacTACGGGGAAG GTTGTTGCACCAATGACGGCTAATTACCCATCAGCCCCTGCGGCCCCTCCGGGAGCCAGCGGCCCCTTCAGCTGGGTTCCCAGACAGATGCTTAGTGGAGACGCtgctgaggaggagggggaaagCGACGGAGACAGCGACagaggagatgaagacagaggggagggagacgagGCTGAACTAGTCATTGATATCCCTAACGAGtga
- the ino80e gene encoding INO80 complex subunit E isoform X2, which produces MNGQADVEVDYKRKYKNLKRKLKFLVYEQECFQEELRRAQRKLLKVSRDKSFLLDRLLQYERVDEDSSDSDATVSSENSEGEGPRERERERDGAKKRRSSPGACLPSSSSSPHLSLLSRPGVNPLQSSGSGPYLNTMPFPPEYLAPPAERMKKERKTKTPKNKKETTGKVVAPMTANYPSAPAAPPGASGPFSWVPRQMLSGDAAEEEGESDGDSDRGDEDRGEGDEAELVIDIPNE; this is translated from the exons ATGAATGGCCAAGCGGACGTCGAAGTCGATTACAAGCGGAAATACAAAAATCTCAAACGAAAATTAAAATTTCTTGTTTAC GAGCAGGAATGCTTTCAGGAGGAGCTCAGAAGAGCTCAGAGGAAACTTCTCAAAGTCTCTAGAGATAAAAG CTTCCTTCTGGACCGGCTGCTACAATATGAGCGGGTAGATGAAGACTCCTCAG ATTCAGATGCAACTGTTTCttcagaaaacagtgaaggAGAAGGTCCcagggagagggaaagagaacgAGATGGAGCAAAGAA gcGAAGGAGTAGTCCTGGGGCGTGTcttccttcatcatcatcatcccctcATCTCTCCCTGCTGTCCCGTCCAGGTGTAAATCCCCTACAGTCATCAGGCTCAGGGCCCTACCTCAACACT ATGCCCTTCCCACCAGAGTATTTGGCTCCCCCAGCTGAACgaatgaagaaagagagaaaaacaaagacgccaaaaaacaagaaagagacTACGGGGAAG GTTGTTGCACCAATGACGGCTAATTACCCATCAGCCCCTGCGGCCCCTCCGGGAGCCAGCGGCCCCTTCAGCTGGGTTCCCAGACAGATGCTTAGTGGAGACGCtgctgaggaggagggggaaagCGACGGAGACAGCGACagaggagatgaagacagaggggagggagacgagGCTGAACTAGTCATTGATATCCCTAACGAGtga
- the si:ch73-54f23.4 gene encoding zinc-binding protein A33 isoform X1 produces the protein MSSHLSLPLISSITFIALSQQPSRFLFFFLFSESGMYQNHTKDTNNNCNKSLLSDFKDKLIKAIKRIKHEVDECREAERETYVESVEIEGRFDGLEREIRAEFQNLHRFLDEEEYKDLERLRRERQKQVKQLKEREKKIAEQGKNLERAITVLNGKLAEEDSPKLLKEIQDLVKRSQVSFVPPPEVDTEVRSGQFVGPIQYRIWKHMKSCLYPNITLMTFDPETAHPNLSLCQSRTSVWFEEDKDINDCEVNPRRFHYYYCVFGNQGFTTGRHYWEIEVGHKTAWKVGVAREDVSRGEMMKTGTSSGLWTLALKGGAILACTDPKPTKVKVSVRPVRIGVFLDCEEEEVSFYNAVTMAPIYTFTMGTVPAPLFPFYNPCDTDDGKNTAAIKIFCPSI, from the exons atGTCCTCCCATTTGTCCCTCCCTCTTATTTCCTCCATCACGTTTATTGCACTTTCTCAACAGCCTTCTcgattcctgtttttttttctattttcagaaTCTGGAATGTACCAAAACCACACCAAAGACACCAACAACAACTGCAATAAAAGCCTTCTCTCTGATTTTAAG GACAAGCTTATCAAGGCTATTAAAAGAATCAAGCACGAGGTAGATGAGTGCAgagaagcagaaagagagacGTACGTAGAGTCAGTGGAAATAGAG GGCAGGTTTGATGGCCTGGAACGAGAAATCAGAGCCGAATTTCAGAACCTCCATCGTTTCCTGGACGAGGAGGAGTATAAAGACCTAGAACGActgaggagggagagacagaaacaagtGAAGCAGctgaaggaaagagagaagaaaatagcAGAGCAAGGGAAGAACCTGGAGAGAGCAATCACAGTGCTCAACGGCAAACTGGCTGAGGAGGACAGTCCTAAACTGCTCAAA GAAATTCAAGATCTTGTAAAAAG GTCTCAGGTCAGCTTCGTCCCTCCACCAGAGGTGGACACAGAGGTGCGCTCTGGCCAGTTTGTGGGGCCCATCCAGTACAGAATATGGAAGCACATGAAGAGCTGTCTTTACCCaa ATATTACAttaatgacctttgaccctgagACAGCCCACCCTAATCTGTCTCTGTGCCAGTCCCGCACTTCAGTGTGGTTTGAGGAGGATAAAGACATAAATGATTGCGAGGTCAACCCAAGACGGTTCCACTACTATTACTGTGTGTTTGGCAATCAGGGTTTCACCACAGGGCGACACTACTGGGAGATCGAGGTGGGCCATAAGACAGCGTGGAAGGTGGGCGTGGCACGAGAGGATGTCTCAAGAGGGGAGATGATGAAAACGGGCACTTCCAGTGGCCTTTGGACCCTTGCCCTAAAGGGCGGGGCCATCCTGGCCTGCACCGACCCAAAACCCACCAAGGTCAAAGTGTCTGTCCGTCCTGTTCGCATTGGAGTGTTTTTAGactgtgaagaggaggaggtttcTTTCTACAACGCTGTTACCATGGCACCAATCTACACATTCACCATGGGAACAGTCCCGGCTCCGCTGTTCCCCTTCTATAACCCATGTGACACGGATGACGGAAAGAACACAGCAGCAATTAAAATCTTTTGCCCTTCGATATGA
- the si:ch73-54f23.4 gene encoding zinc-binding protein A33 isoform X2: MYQNHTKDTNNNCNKSLLSDFKDKLIKAIKRIKHEVDECREAERETYVESVEIEGRFDGLEREIRAEFQNLHRFLDEEEYKDLERLRRERQKQVKQLKEREKKIAEQGKNLERAITVLNGKLAEEDSPKLLKEIQDLVKRSQVSFVPPPEVDTEVRSGQFVGPIQYRIWKHMKSCLYPNITLMTFDPETAHPNLSLCQSRTSVWFEEDKDINDCEVNPRRFHYYYCVFGNQGFTTGRHYWEIEVGHKTAWKVGVAREDVSRGEMMKTGTSSGLWTLALKGGAILACTDPKPTKVKVSVRPVRIGVFLDCEEEEVSFYNAVTMAPIYTFTMGTVPAPLFPFYNPCDTDDGKNTAAIKIFCPSI; this comes from the exons ATGTACCAAAACCACACCAAAGACACCAACAACAACTGCAATAAAAGCCTTCTCTCTGATTTTAAG GACAAGCTTATCAAGGCTATTAAAAGAATCAAGCACGAGGTAGATGAGTGCAgagaagcagaaagagagacGTACGTAGAGTCAGTGGAAATAGAG GGCAGGTTTGATGGCCTGGAACGAGAAATCAGAGCCGAATTTCAGAACCTCCATCGTTTCCTGGACGAGGAGGAGTATAAAGACCTAGAACGActgaggagggagagacagaaacaagtGAAGCAGctgaaggaaagagagaagaaaatagcAGAGCAAGGGAAGAACCTGGAGAGAGCAATCACAGTGCTCAACGGCAAACTGGCTGAGGAGGACAGTCCTAAACTGCTCAAA GAAATTCAAGATCTTGTAAAAAG GTCTCAGGTCAGCTTCGTCCCTCCACCAGAGGTGGACACAGAGGTGCGCTCTGGCCAGTTTGTGGGGCCCATCCAGTACAGAATATGGAAGCACATGAAGAGCTGTCTTTACCCaa ATATTACAttaatgacctttgaccctgagACAGCCCACCCTAATCTGTCTCTGTGCCAGTCCCGCACTTCAGTGTGGTTTGAGGAGGATAAAGACATAAATGATTGCGAGGTCAACCCAAGACGGTTCCACTACTATTACTGTGTGTTTGGCAATCAGGGTTTCACCACAGGGCGACACTACTGGGAGATCGAGGTGGGCCATAAGACAGCGTGGAAGGTGGGCGTGGCACGAGAGGATGTCTCAAGAGGGGAGATGATGAAAACGGGCACTTCCAGTGGCCTTTGGACCCTTGCCCTAAAGGGCGGGGCCATCCTGGCCTGCACCGACCCAAAACCCACCAAGGTCAAAGTGTCTGTCCGTCCTGTTCGCATTGGAGTGTTTTTAGactgtgaagaggaggaggtttcTTTCTACAACGCTGTTACCATGGCACCAATCTACACATTCACCATGGGAACAGTCCCGGCTCCGCTGTTCCCCTTCTATAACCCATGTGACACGGATGACGGAAAGAACACAGCAGCAATTAAAATCTTTTGCCCTTCGATATGA